GTATGGTTTGATGCCTACAAGCAACTTGTACAGGGGCAACCCCACCATGTCTTACTAGAAAGTGGACGTGGCGGAGAATATAGTATTATCGGATTGGAACCTTTTGCGATTGTTGAAGGTAAGGGCGATACATTAACGTTCAAACAAGGCGAGAGTTTGGAAGTGAGAAAGGGTAAATTGCTTGATTCGTTAAAAGAAGTAATGGCAGCATATCACGTAGATGTCATGCCAAATGTTCCAGGTTTCCAAGGAGGAGCGATCGGATATCTTAGTTATGATGTTGTTCGTGAAATTGAAAAGCTTGATCAACAAGCAGAAGATGATCTAGCCCTTCCTGATCTTTTCTTTATGTTGTTCCATGATGTATTTATTTATGAACATAAGAGCGAAAAGATGTGGGCGATTACGCATGGGAAATCCGAAGAGTCCGACAAATTTGAGCAACGACTTGATCGTTATACTCAGCTGTGGCAAAATAGCGGGTCAAATAAAGAGTGGCGGTATGAAGCGAAATCTCCGACGTCTACTCAGACTTCCTCTATGTCCCGAGGGGAATTTGGCGAGGCGGTCGAAAAAATAAAAGAATATATCGCAGCGGGTGATGTTTTTCAAGTGAATCTATCGGTAAGGCATTCAAAGGCAATGACTTGCGAGCCGATGCATGTGTACGAAACATTAAGAAAGCTAAATCCGTCTCCTTACATGAGTTATTTGCACACG
Above is a genomic segment from Bacillus sp. FJAT-45037 containing:
- the pabB gene encoding aminodeoxychorismate synthase, component I, with product MKQAEWTARATSFSLGKDVWFDAYKQLVQGQPHHVLLESGRGGEYSIIGLEPFAIVEGKGDTLTFKQGESLEVRKGKLLDSLKEVMAAYHVDVMPNVPGFQGGAIGYLSYDVVREIEKLDQQAEDDLALPDLFFMLFHDVFIYEHKSEKMWAITHGKSEESDKFEQRLDRYTQLWQNSGSNKEWRYEAKSPTSTQTSSMSRGEFGEAVEKIKEYIAAGDVFQVNLSVRHSKAMTCEPMHVYETLRKLNPSPYMSYLHTPDVQFVSASPELLVKKQGMEVSTRPIAGTRSRGRNEQEDRELAASLIENEKERAEHIMLVDLERNDLGRVCEYGTVEVNELMVIEKYSHVMHIVSNVRGTLSEGYDLYELIRATFPGGTITGAPKVRTMEIIEELEPVRRGIYTGSIGWIGFNQEMELNITIRTMVCKDDQAHVQAGAGIVIDSNPKHEYAESLKKAKALWRALELSEDELREKEQLS